The segment CAAGGTGCCGGGTTATGGCACCCAGCCTGCCTTTGTGCCCAATGATGACAATACCGGCGTACTCGATACGACACCGCCGGCACCGGCCCTGTCAAAGCCCGATGCGCCAGCGGACAAACAGTCGCCGGCACCGGGATCAATCGAGGCCGCAGCCGATGCGGAAGGTGATGAGGGCGAACGCGGCAAGAGTGGCGGCGGTCGTCAGGAAGGCCGCAGCCGGGCCGAACAGGAACTGCTGCGCGCGCTGCAGAACATGCGGTAAAATGGAACCATCCTCTTTGAACAACCGCCCGGGGAAGGCGATACAGTCATGATACCTTCAATTCGATTGCTGCCTGCACTCATCATCGTGTGCTTCATTGTCATGGGGCTGCGCGTTGTCAATGTCGTGACCGGCGAGAGCATTTCCCATGACCCGTTCGATTTCAACGCCGAGGTGACCCTGTCCCAGGCCCGTGCTGCGGATGGTGATGAGGTCGCCGATGAGGCCATTGACGGGAATGAGGAAACCATGGGCGAGGGCGGACAGGTTGCCGCCATGGACGCCGGTGATGAAGCGGTTGCCGAGGGGGATGACGAGGACCTCTGGTTCGATCCCGAAAATCGTGAGTTGACCCGTGCCGAGTTGCGGCTGCTGCAGGAACTGTCCGAGCGTCGTCAGGATCTGGCGCGCCGGGAGCAGCAGTTGGACCAGCGCGAGGCATTGCTTGAAGCCGCGGAATCCCGGTTCGAGCAGAAATTTGCCGAGCTGGCGGGCTTGCGTGATCAGTTGCAGGTGCTGCTGAAACAGCATGACAGCCAGCAGGAAGCGCAACTCAACAGCCTCGTCAAAATCTATGAGAGCATGAAGCCGAAGGACGCCGCGCGGATTTTCGACACGCTCGATATGGATGTGCTGCTTGACGTTGTCATGCGCATGAAAGAAGCGCGCTCTGCTGCCGTTCTGGCCGAAATGACCCCGGATCGTGCCAAGGAAGTCACCCTGCAACTGGCCGATCAGCGCAACCTGCCTGAGCCGGTTGTGTTGGAATGAGGTCACCCGCTGCGGTTTTAGCGTCAGAAATCATTCGATATTCAAGAATTTTACTCGACTTTAAGGTTTAGCGGGTTAGGCTCTCAGTGTAATAATTTTTCGACTGGGTTTCTGCCCGACATGATCGGTAGTTGTGAGGCGTTACGCTACAGTGCAATCCGAATGATCCGCGGGATCGCTGTTCAACAGGGGATTGCAGGCGTATCGGACCGGTTTTGTTGGTCTCTTGTGTGATGGAGTTTATCAATGGCCGTTGACTTGAATATGCCAATTCTGGTGGTCGACGATTACAAGACAATGTTGCGTATTATTGGCAACCTGCTGAAACAGATCGGTTTTCAGCAGATTGACGAGGCAACCGACGGCGCAACGGCTTTGGCCAAGTTGCGCGACAAGGATTATGGGCTGATCATTTCCGACTGGAACATGGAGCCAATGACCGGTCTGCAGCTGCTGAAAGAAGTGCGCGCCGACAATCGCCTGTCAAAAACGCCGTTCATTATGATTACGGCTGAAAGTAAAACCGAGAACGTTGTCGCCGCAAAAGCTGCAGGCGTAACCAACTATATCGTCAAGCCTTTCAATGCCGAAACGCTGAAACAGAAAATCGGCGCTGTTTTCGGTAGTTTTTAATCGGTCCCAAACTATTGTTATTGGGACACGTGATTTGGTGCCTTGCCTTAAAGAATGCG is part of the Micavibrio sp. TMED2 genome and harbors:
- a CDS encoding two-component system response regulator (chemotaxis regulator that, when phosphorylated, interacts with the flagellar motor causing the flagella to spin clockwise which causes the cell to tumble), giving the protein MAVDLNMPILVVDDYKTMLRIIGNLLKQIGFQQIDEATDGATALAKLRDKDYGLIISDWNMEPMTGLQLLKEVRADNRLSKTPFIMITAESKTENVVAAKAAGVTNYIVKPFNAETLKQKIGAVFGSF